GCCGCGACGACAATATTTTCACCGTCGTGTTTCATGACGAGGCGATGGCTCGCGCCCGCGAGCTTGACAGCAAGCTTCAGCGCGGCGAAGCGCCCGGGGTGCTTTTCGGTATGCCGATTGCCATCAAGGACAACATTGCCATGAAGGGGGCGCCTCTGTCGTGTGCCTCGAAGATTCTCGCTGGTTACGAAAGCGTCTATGACGCTACGGTGATCAAGCGGATGCAGGCCGAGGATGCCATTTTTGTTGGACGCACCAACATGGACGAGTTTGCGATGGGCAGTTCCAACGAGAACTCCGCCATCGGCCCGGTACCCAACCCCTACGATAAAACCCGCGTGCCCGGTGGCAGCTCCGGCGGCTCGGCGGCAGCGGTGGCTAACGATCTCGCCATGGTGGCGCTTGGCTCCGATACCGGCGGTTCGGTTCGCCAGCCTGCAGGTTTCTGCAACATTATTGGTCTCAAGCCAACCTATGGCCGTATCTCGCGTTACGGCCTCGTCGCCTTCGCTTCGTCATTCGACCAGATCGGCCTGCTCGCCGCCAACTGCGACGACGCAGCGCTCGTGCTTGGTGTTATTGCCGGAAAGGACGAGCATGATGCAACCTCGTCGCACCACGACGTGCCGGAGTACGATACCGCGATGGATCACGTCTCCGTCGATGGGCTGCGCATCGGCGTGCCGCGCGCATTTTTCCCCGAGAGCCTCAATGCCGACGTGGCCGGAGTGGTCAAGGCAGGGCTGAAAAAGCTCGAAGAAGCGGGCGCGGAGCTGGTCGAGATCGACCTGCCGGAGAGCGATTACGCCATCGCGGCCTATTACATTCTTGTCACCGCCGAAGCCTCCTCGAACCTCGCACGGTTCGACGGCGCACGCTACGGCTACCGTTCTCCCGATTCGCCCGACCTTTCGAGCATGTACGTGAACTCGCGCACCGAGGGATTCGGCGCGGAGGTCAAGCGTCGCATCATGCTTGGCACCTACGTGCTTTCGGCGGGCTATTACGACACCTACTACAAAAAAGCGCAGCAGGTACGCCGCGTCTTCCAGGACAAGTATCGCGAAGCGTTCGAAAAGGTCGATGTGATCTTCGGGCCGACCTCGCCCTTTCCACCCTTCGGCATCGGCGACAAGATGGACAATCCGCTCGAAATGTACCTGGCCGACGTCTTCACCGTCCCGGCCAGCATTGTCGGGATGCCCGCCATCAGCGTGCCGGTCGGCTTTGACAGCCTTGGCCTGCCGGTTGGCGCCCACCTGATCTGCAACTTTTTCGAGGAGGGCAAGATGCTTGGCATTGCACGCCATCTCCAGACCTTGTGTCAGACAGCTCCGTCCAACTGACGGTTTTTTTTCATCACCAAAACGAATATCGGCATATGAGCGTACTGGTCAATAAAGATACCCGCCTGGTCGTCCAGGGAATTACTGGCGGCGAGGGAACCTTCCACACCTCGCAGATTCTGGAGTACGGCACCAACGTCGTCGCTGGCGTCACTCCTGGCAAGGGCGGAATACTCTATAACGGCAACGAAAAGGATCAATTCTGCCGTCCTGTGCCGGTCTTCGACACCGTGCAGGAGGCTGTGGACAAGGCCGAAGCCAACGCGACGGTGATCTTCGTGCCCGCGCCATTTGCTGCCGACGCCATCATGGAGGCCGCCGCCGCCGGACTGAAGGTTATCATCTGCATCACCGAAGGCATTCCGGTCAACGACATGATGAAAGCCTACAGCTACGTGCAGGCAAAAGGCGCGGTGCTGGTTGGCCCGAACTGCCCCGGCGTCATCACCCCCGGCGAAGCCAAAGTCGGCATCATGCCGGGCTTCATCCACAAAAAAGGCACCATCGGCGTCGTTTCGCGCAGCGGCACGTTGACTTACGAAGCGGTGCACCAGCTCACCGAAGTCGGTCTCGGCCAGTCCACCTGCATCGGTATCGGCGGCGACCCGATCATCGGCACCCGCTTCCTTGACGCCGTCAAGCTGTTCGCCAAGGATGATGAAACTGAGGGTCTCGTCATGATCGGCGAGATCGGCGGCAGCGCTGAAGAGGAGGCCGCCGAGTACATCAAAAAGTACTTCAAAAAGCCGGTTGTGGGCTTCATCGCGGGCCGCACTGCCCCTCCCGGCCGTCGCATGGGTCACGCGGGAGCGATCGTTTCAGGCGGCAAAGGCACCGCCGAAGAGAAGATCAAGGCAATGGAAGCTGCAGGCATCAAGGTTGTCGAAAACCCCGCCGACATCGGCGAAGCGATGCTGAAAGCGCTTGGTAGAGCCTGAAGGCTTTCGGTCCAGTTACAAAAAAGAGCGCTTTCGAGCGCTCTTTTTATTGGTGGGAGACAGATCAGTCAGAATCAGACGGATCTGAGAAAAACTACAACCCCAGTGTTACCAGATCGTGGATATGCACAATCCCCACCGGACAGCGCTTTTCATCACACACCATAAGCTGGGTGATGCGGTGGGTTTCGAGAAGTTCGAGGCAGGCTTTGGCCTTCATGTCGGGCGCGACGGTTTTCGGGTTGGGGGTCATCACCTCGACCGCTTTTTTGTCGAGAAATGACTCGCCGGTCTGCACCAGCCGCCGCAAGTCGCCGTCGGTGAAAATGCCGGTGAGCTTGCCCTCTGCATCCACGACGCCGCTGACGCCGTAGCGCTTGGAGGTCATTTCGAGGATGAGGTCCGAGAGCATTGCATCTTC
The nucleotide sequence above comes from Chlorobaculum tepidum TLS. Encoded proteins:
- the gatA gene encoding Asp-tRNA(Asn)/Glu-tRNA(Gln) amidotransferase subunit GatA; protein product: MQFHGYEDLRSRLLSGELTCEQVISDYLQRIDSSRDDNIFTVVFHDEAMARARELDSKLQRGEAPGVLFGMPIAIKDNIAMKGAPLSCASKILAGYESVYDATVIKRMQAEDAIFVGRTNMDEFAMGSSNENSAIGPVPNPYDKTRVPGGSSGGSAAAVANDLAMVALGSDTGGSVRQPAGFCNIIGLKPTYGRISRYGLVAFASSFDQIGLLAANCDDAALVLGVIAGKDEHDATSSHHDVPEYDTAMDHVSVDGLRIGVPRAFFPESLNADVAGVVKAGLKKLEEAGAELVEIDLPESDYAIAAYYILVTAEASSNLARFDGARYGYRSPDSPDLSSMYVNSRTEGFGAEVKRRIMLGTYVLSAGYYDTYYKKAQQVRRVFQDKYREAFEKVDVIFGPTSPFPPFGIGDKMDNPLEMYLADVFTVPASIVGMPAISVPVGFDSLGLPVGAHLICNFFEEGKMLGIARHLQTLCQTAPSN
- the sucD gene encoding succinate--CoA ligase subunit alpha encodes the protein MSVLVNKDTRLVVQGITGGEGTFHTSQILEYGTNVVAGVTPGKGGILYNGNEKDQFCRPVPVFDTVQEAVDKAEANATVIFVPAPFAADAIMEAAAAGLKVIICITEGIPVNDMMKAYSYVQAKGAVLVGPNCPGVITPGEAKVGIMPGFIHKKGTIGVVSRSGTLTYEAVHQLTEVGLGQSTCIGIGGDPIIGTRFLDAVKLFAKDDETEGLVMIGEIGGSAEEEAAEYIKKYFKKPVVGFIAGRTAPPGRRMGHAGAIVSGGKGTAEEKIKAMEAAGIKVVENPADIGEAMLKALGRA